The following coding sequences are from one Chelonoidis abingdonii isolate Lonesome George chromosome 4, CheloAbing_2.0, whole genome shotgun sequence window:
- the LOC142046728 gene encoding uncharacterized protein LOC142046728, with protein sequence MGSFSAWLLLLALTGPCLAKEELELVTAVQGSPFSTKCYYNNDTYSPKEKFWCKMLSDQECNSRIFLSIQAKGGEYLNIAPKRRVHLTNLGTGWISVSMTEFQIEDSGTYLCGVFDHQTIIPLKMIKVVVSYDAPMRLSAEEGSFISLNCSFFVMEDSRRPNNFTWCKMVTATRCQPVVSVEIDQIVNTQGRTRIKIDRWNRVIIVTLMVLQLRDSGEYHCETHLQGSTVLLKMITLNVLVELLKENYPSLKSQQILIPC encoded by the exons ATGGGCAGCTTCTCAGCCTGGCTGCTACTGTTGGCACTAACAG GGCCATGCCTGGCAAAAGAGGAGCTGGAATTGGTGACAGCTGTACAGGGAAGCCCTTTCAGTACAAAGTGTTACTACAATAATGACACGTATTCACCGAAGGAGAAATTCTGGTGCAAGATGCTGTCAGACCAGGAATGTAACAGCAGAATCTTCCTGAGCATCCAAGCAAAAGGAGGGGAATACCTAAATATTGCACCAAAAAGAAGGGTCCATCTAACAAACTTGGGAACAGGCTGGATTTCTGTGTCCATGACAGAGTTCCAGATAGAGGATTCAGGAACATACTTGTGTGGGGTTTTCGATCATCAGACAATAATCCCGTTGAAAATGATTAAAGTGGTGGTTTCTTATGATG ctcccatGAGACTATCTGCCGAAGAAGGAAGCTTCATCTCcttaaattgttctttttttgtgATGGAAGACAGCAGAAGACCTAATAATTTTACCTGGTGCAAAATGGTAACCGCAACCAGATGTCAACCTGTCGTCAGCGTTGAGATCGATCAGATTGTTAATACACAAGGAAGGACCAGGATAAAGATCGATCGGTGGAACAGAGTGATTATAGTGACACTGATGGTGCTCCAGCTACGTGACTCGGGGGAGTATCATTGTGAGACCCATCTTCAGGGAAGTACCGTGCTACTGAAGATGATCACACTGAATGTTTTGGTTGAGTTACTCAAAGAAAACTATCCTTCCCTTAAAAGTCAGCAAATTCTCATCCCCTGCTGA
- the LOC116817899 gene encoding uncharacterized protein LOC116817899 isoform X1, whose amino-acid sequence MGRFPTQLLLLALTGPCLAEKDLEMVRRVQGGAFTTMCHYNQHEYSQREKFWCKELSDLECRTIVQSSPAAGRNSLKPPNARVSLKDLGIGWISVSMTELRVEDSGIYWCGVSYHMKIIPLKKIKVAVSYEAPMRLSAKRGGSISLNCSYFVMDDSRRPNNFTWCKMITATRCQPVVSVEIDQIVNTQGRTRIKIDQWNREIIVTLVALQLRDSGEYHCETHLQGSTVLLKTITLNVLGKSLYYDTVNEATSPPTNEGETAHPTVASNKEQRILYVVLALGSFLVGSALIAIIAIIFIIGRKRVGNGLNFGEYPNCRLAAEKDEGHSRDATPDGELKNDIIYATLRLQPKPKLDDVMHVNVELPPKPKGAKHSAEPSAVLFSSGTMEYATIIFGDSPPRSGTKEKQCP is encoded by the exons ATGGGCCGCTTCCCAACCCAACTGCTACTCCTGGCACTAACAG GGCCCTGccttgcagaaaaggatctggaaaTGGTGAGAAGAGTGCAGGGAGGCGCATTCACTACAATGTGTCACTACAACCAACACGAGTATTCACAAAGGGAGAAATTTTGGTGCAAGGAGCTGTCAGACTTGGAATGCCGCACCATAGTCCAGAGCTCCCCCGCAGCAGGAAGGAATTCTCTAAAGCCTCCAAATGCAAGGGTCAGCCTAAAAGACCTGGGAATTGGCTGGATTTCTGTGTCCATGACGGAGCTCCGGGTAGAGGATTCGGGAATATACTGGTGTGGGGTTTCCTATCATATGAAGATTATCCCATTGAAAAAGATAAAAGTGGCGGTATCTTATGAAG ctcccatGAGGTTATCTGCCAAAAGAGGAGGCTCCATCTCCCTAAATTGTTCTTATTTTGTGATGGATGACAGCAGAAGACCTAATAATTTTACCTGGTGCAAAATGATAACCGCAACCAGATGTCAACCTGTCGTCAGCGTTGAGATCGATCAGATTGTTAATACACAAGGAAGGACCAGGATAAAGATTGACCAGTGGAACAGAGAGATTATAGTGACACTGGTGGCGCTCCAGCTACGTGACTCGGGGGAGTATCATTGTGAGACCCATCTCCAGGGAAGTACCGTGCTACTGAAGACGATCACACTGAATGTTTTGG GAAAAAGTTTGTATTATGATACAGTTAATGAGGCTACTTCGCCTCCCACTAATGAGGGGGAAACCGCCCACCCAACTGTGGCCAGCAACAAGGAGCAGAG AATTCTTTATGTTGTCCTGGCACTGGGCTCCTTCCTGGTTGGCAGTGCACTGATTGCTATCATAGCCATTATTTTCATCATAGGGAGAAAAAGAG TAGGGAACGGGCTGAATTTTGGTGAATACCCTAACTGCAGACTAGCAGCAGAGAAG GATGAAGGACACTCCAGAGATGCCACTCCAGATGGGGAATTGAAGAACGATATAATATATGCCACGCTgaggctccaacccaagccaaAGCTAGATGATGTCATGCATGTCAACGTGGAGCTTCCACCAAAGCCAAAAGGTGCCAAACATTCTGCTGAGCCCTCAGCTGTCCTGTTCTCCTCAGGCACCATGGAGTATGCAACCATCATCTTTGGAGATTCACCTCCTCGGTCTGGGACTAAAGAGAAACAGTGTCCCTAA
- the LOC116817899 gene encoding CMRF35-like molecule 7 isoform X2, which translates to MGRFPTQLLLLALTGPCLAEKDLEMVRRVQGGAFTTMCHYNQHEYSQREKFWCKELSDLECRTIVQSSPAAGRNSLKPPNARVSLKDLGIGWISVSMTELRVEDSGIYWCGVSYHMKIIPLKKIKVAVSYEAPMRLSAKRGGSISLNCSYFVMDDSRRPNNFTWCKMITATRCQPVVSVEIDQIVNTQGRTRIKIDQWNREIIVTLVALQLRDSGEYHCETHLQGSTVLLKTITLNVLESYDRTAFLTTSCPTDNIGAILPTASRKDQQSWYSEVNLSVLCIMTGLLGAKFLTALLIFIVASKRRSRATEQEIHGQPEQTLAPPTHRTKARKGKR; encoded by the exons ATGGGCCGCTTCCCAACCCAACTGCTACTCCTGGCACTAACAG GGCCCTGccttgcagaaaaggatctggaaaTGGTGAGAAGAGTGCAGGGAGGCGCATTCACTACAATGTGTCACTACAACCAACACGAGTATTCACAAAGGGAGAAATTTTGGTGCAAGGAGCTGTCAGACTTGGAATGCCGCACCATAGTCCAGAGCTCCCCCGCAGCAGGAAGGAATTCTCTAAAGCCTCCAAATGCAAGGGTCAGCCTAAAAGACCTGGGAATTGGCTGGATTTCTGTGTCCATGACGGAGCTCCGGGTAGAGGATTCGGGAATATACTGGTGTGGGGTTTCCTATCATATGAAGATTATCCCATTGAAAAAGATAAAAGTGGCGGTATCTTATGAAG ctcccatGAGGTTATCTGCCAAAAGAGGAGGCTCCATCTCCCTAAATTGTTCTTATTTTGTGATGGATGACAGCAGAAGACCTAATAATTTTACCTGGTGCAAAATGATAACCGCAACCAGATGTCAACCTGTCGTCAGCGTTGAGATCGATCAGATTGTTAATACACAAGGAAGGACCAGGATAAAGATTGACCAGTGGAACAGAGAGATTATAGTGACACTGGTGGCGCTCCAGCTACGTGACTCGGGGGAGTATCATTGTGAGACCCATCTCCAGGGAAGTACCGTGCTACTGAAGACGATCACACTGAATGTTTTGG AATCTTATGATAGGACAGCTTTTTTGACTACATCCTGTCCCACTGACAACATAGGAGCCATCCTCCCAACTGCTTCCAGGAAAGATCAGCAGAG CTGGTATTCTGAGGTCAATCTCAGTGTCCTGTGTATCATGACTGGATTGCTGGGCGCTAAATTCCTAACAGCACTCCTGATCTTTATCGTTGCCAGCAAAAGGAGAAGCAGAGCCACAGAGCAGGAGATCCATGGCCAGCCGGAACAAACACTAGCTCCTCCCACTCACAG GACTAAAGCAAGGAAAGGAAAACGCTAG